The Moraxella osloensis genome contains a region encoding:
- the xseB gene encoding exodeoxyribonuclease VII small subunit has translation MTEPTDFKSAYEVLKTNAQRLQNSQEPNIDALMTIVEQSIDAYKVCQARIDAVEASLNQAFETD, from the coding sequence ATGACCGAGCCAACTGATTTTAAAAGCGCCTATGAGGTGCTAAAAACAAATGCACAGCGCTTGCAAAATAGCCAAGAGCCCAATATTGACGCACTGATGACTATTGTAGAGCAGTCCATTGATGCCTATAAAGTATGCCAAGCACGGATTGATGCCGTTGAAGCCTCGCTGAATCAAGCGTTTGAAACAGACTAA
- the mnmA gene encoding tRNA 2-thiouridine(34) synthase MnmA, with the protein MTYSTAVNLSDIAKPAQTRVIVGMSGGVDSSVTAVLLKQAGFDVEGLFMKNWEEDDGTEYCTAMTDLADAQAVADKIGIKLHTANFAMEYWDRVFEHFLAEYSAGRTPNPDILCNKEVKFKAFLDYALTLGADYIATGHYARRGFSDETGKAPLLRGLDNNKDQSYFLHAVAGDKIAKTLFPVGELEKPEVRRIAEQYDLATAKKKDSTGICFIGERRFKDFLQQYLPAQKGDIYTDDGKKIGTHDGLMYYTLGQRGGIGIGGVKDRDEAPWFVLHKDLDNNRLIVGQGHDHPMLQSTQLTAYKLDWVVDAPKQLFTAQGYRCTAKTRYRQPDQACTVFALDETGDTIKVVFDEPQRAVTPGQSCVFYQDDICLGGGVIQTIDAPTSLAEV; encoded by the coding sequence ATGACTTATTCAACTGCTGTTAATTTATCTGATATTGCCAAGCCTGCCCAAACCCGCGTCATTGTGGGGATGTCAGGGGGTGTTGACTCTTCTGTCACCGCCGTTTTGCTCAAACAAGCGGGCTTTGACGTTGAAGGCTTGTTTATGAAAAACTGGGAAGAAGATGACGGTACCGAGTATTGTACCGCCATGACTGACCTTGCCGACGCGCAAGCGGTCGCCGATAAAATCGGCATTAAACTGCATACCGCCAACTTTGCCATGGAATATTGGGATCGCGTATTTGAGCATTTTTTGGCGGAATATAGCGCAGGTCGCACCCCAAATCCTGATATTTTATGCAACAAAGAAGTCAAGTTTAAAGCCTTTTTGGATTATGCGCTAACTTTGGGGGCGGATTATATTGCCACCGGTCACTATGCGCGCCGCGGTTTTAGCGATGAAACTGGCAAAGCGCCGCTGCTGCGCGGACTTGATAACAATAAAGACCAAAGCTATTTTCTGCACGCGGTGGCAGGTGATAAAATCGCCAAAACCTTGTTCCCTGTGGGTGAGTTAGAAAAACCTGAAGTACGCCGTATTGCCGAGCAATATGATTTAGCGACAGCGAAGAAAAAAGACTCTACCGGCATTTGCTTTATCGGCGAGCGACGCTTTAAAGACTTTTTACAGCAGTATCTGCCCGCTCAAAAAGGCGATATCTATACCGATGATGGCAAAAAAATCGGCACCCATGATGGTTTAATGTATTACACACTCGGTCAACGTGGCGGTATTGGTATTGGTGGGGTCAAAGATAGAGATGAGGCGCCTTGGTTTGTGTTGCACAAAGACTTGGATAATAATCGCCTGATTGTCGGCCAAGGCCATGACCATCCGATGCTACAATCCACCCAATTGACTGCTTATAAGCTTGACTGGGTGGTTGATGCGCCCAAGCAACTGTTTACTGCCCAAGGTTATCGCTGTACCGCCAAAACGCGCTATCGTCAGCCCGATCAAGCCTGTACAGTTTTTGCCCTTGATGAAACGGGTGACACCATAAAAGTGGTGTTTGACGAGCCACAGCGCGCGGTGACGCCCGGTCAGTCTTGTGTGTTTTATCAAGATGACATCTGTTTAGGCGGTGGCGTGATTCAAACCATCGATGCCCCTACTAGTTTAGCTGAAGTTTAA
- a CDS encoding metal ABC transporter solute-binding protein, Zn/Mn family — MINALINKYAFCSRPFLLLRLLKTPTIAGVTLTMSLLGGLTGCQKTDNQSTSNQSPSNSEATNTISSKNSVSSNTVINTQLPTVYATTNVWGSVAKAVGGDKVNVIVGVDDLSQDPHDYQATATDKLNITKSAVMLVNGGGYDDWGISLAQSVSHKPVVINAVALSGLSPNTDNAADEPTSEPHQHKEAAHDDVSHHQAEHPHHAHGDFNEHVFFSLDTAKKVAEAVNKQLAATSPANQAIYAKNTQHFIRQIDALKVKAKQIGQQKAITAFATEPVTGYLLADMGIKDVTPKAYVVQSETDAGVSVKVLNDSKSLLSNKKVGLLVVNAQTEDATSKQLITLAKASTVPVVAVYETLPDGVTSYTQFIEKTLDDFAAAMR; from the coding sequence ATGATAAACGCGTTGATTAACAAATATGCTTTTTGTAGCCGACCTTTTTTGCTACTAAGGCTACTAAAAACCCCCACGATTGCAGGGGTGACATTGACGATGAGCCTATTGGGGGGATTAACAGGCTGCCAAAAAACTGACAATCAATCCACCTCAAATCAATCTCCATCCAATAGCGAAGCTACAAACACTATCTCATCAAAAAATAGTGTCTCATCAAACACCGTTATTAATACCCAATTACCCACCGTGTATGCCACCACCAATGTGTGGGGTTCGGTGGCTAAAGCGGTCGGGGGTGATAAGGTCAATGTGATTGTGGGGGTCGATGATTTATCACAAGATCCGCATGATTATCAAGCCACAGCGACCGACAAGCTTAATATCACTAAATCCGCTGTCATGCTGGTCAACGGTGGCGGATATGATGATTGGGGTATAAGCTTGGCTCAGTCGGTAAGTCACAAACCTGTAGTGATTAATGCCGTAGCACTTTCAGGACTGTCGCCTAACACCGACAATGCGGCAGATGAGCCTACCAGTGAACCACACCAGCATAAAGAGGCGGCTCATGACGATGTGTCACATCATCAGGCAGAACATCCCCATCATGCCCACGGTGACTTCAATGAACACGTGTTTTTCTCCCTTGATACAGCAAAAAAAGTGGCTGAAGCGGTCAACAAGCAATTGGCTGCAACCTCGCCTGCCAATCAAGCGATTTATGCAAAAAATACCCAACACTTTATCCGGCAAATTGATGCGCTTAAAGTTAAAGCCAAACAAATCGGACAGCAAAAAGCCATCACTGCCTTTGCTACTGAGCCTGTCACCGGGTATTTGCTAGCCGATATGGGCATCAAAGATGTGACGCCAAAAGCCTATGTCGTGCAATCAGAGACGGACGCGGGGGTATCGGTCAAAGTGCTCAATGACAGCAAAAGCCTGCTGAGTAATAAAAAAGTCGGTTTGTTGGTGGTCAATGCCCAGACCGAAGATGCCACCTCAAAGCAACTCATCACATTGGCGAAGGCATCAACAGTCCCAGTTGTAGCGGTCTATGAAACCCTGCCCGATGGCGTGACAAGCTATACCCAATTTATTGAAAAAACCCTGGATGATTTTGCGGCAGCGATGCGCTAA
- a CDS encoding TetR/AcrR family transcriptional regulator encodes MNQNDLRVIKTEQHIEQDFLALLQQKPYRAITVQDILDTAAINRSTFYRHYASKDALAEKMVSNFRQVYEKFLTERFSVASQENLLRCLEQFWAFIHAQKQRILAFWQIKTPNIHLYDDMYALIKQNYIEHAKRHGRPGDLDFQGHTYAGIILNNLSYCLQQDQQMSLEDIRSNIQLMMQTASIQ; translated from the coding sequence ATGAACCAAAATGATTTACGGGTCATTAAGACTGAACAACATATCGAGCAAGATTTTCTGGCATTACTGCAGCAGAAACCTTACCGCGCCATCACTGTCCAAGATATTTTAGATACTGCAGCCATCAATCGCTCAACCTTTTATCGTCATTACGCCAGTAAAGATGCGCTGGCAGAGAAGATGGTGAGTAATTTTCGCCAAGTGTATGAGAAGTTTTTAACCGAACGCTTTAGTGTCGCCAGTCAAGAGAATTTATTAAGGTGTTTGGAACAATTTTGGGCGTTTATTCATGCGCAAAAACAACGCATACTGGCTTTTTGGCAAATCAAAACCCCCAACATTCATTTATATGATGACATGTATGCGTTAATCAAACAAAATTATATTGAGCATGCCAAGCGCCATGGACGCCCAGGCGACTTAGACTTTCAAGGGCATACGTATGCAGGGATTATATTAAATAATTTAAGTTACTGCCTGCAGCAAGACCAGCAAATGTCACTCGAGGATATTCGTAGCAATATACAACTGATGATGCAGACAGCGTCTATACAATAG
- a CDS encoding metal ABC transporter ATP-binding protein yields the protein MPMSTTKIANSERQFAQAIHCQSYVKLPQSQQVILQVKDASMHFGQRLLWQDVNFSILSGEFVALLGANGTGKTTLLRSLLKLVPLSSGSITLGKDIRVGYVPQLKDFAPKLPIRGRDLVQLGLDGENYLFGLFSPKKTLGSFWQTAKQKKYLVDKAIAEVGGESFCDAPLTMLSGGEQQRMRIAQALVAEPDVLLMDEPLLSLDVASQYVVSDILAHRKQAHHTAILMISHELEPIIPLVDKVVYLENATAKLGGIELINRFR from the coding sequence ATGCCCATGTCAACCACCAAAATAGCCAATAGCGAGCGGCAGTTTGCGCAGGCCATTCATTGCCAATCGTATGTCAAACTGCCACAGTCACAGCAAGTCATTTTGCAAGTCAAAGATGCCAGTATGCACTTTGGGCAACGTCTGCTATGGCAGGATGTCAATTTTTCGATTTTATCGGGTGAATTTGTGGCATTGCTCGGCGCCAACGGTACAGGCAAGACGACATTGCTGCGAAGTTTACTCAAACTTGTGCCACTATCCAGTGGTTCAATCACGCTTGGCAAAGATATTCGAGTGGGCTATGTGCCTCAGCTCAAAGACTTTGCGCCAAAACTACCGATTCGGGGTAGGGACTTGGTGCAGCTAGGGCTAGATGGGGAAAATTATTTGTTTGGTCTATTTAGCCCCAAAAAAACTTTGGGCAGTTTTTGGCAGACAGCAAAACAAAAAAAATATTTGGTGGATAAAGCCATTGCGGAAGTCGGCGGTGAGTCATTTTGTGATGCGCCGCTTACCATGCTGTCCGGTGGTGAGCAGCAGCGCATGCGTATCGCCCAAGCCTTGGTCGCTGAGCCTGATGTTTTGTTGATGGATGAGCCGCTGCTGAGCCTTGATGTGGCAAGCCAGTATGTGGTCAGTGATATTTTAGCCCATCGCAAACAGGCGCATCATACTGCGATTTTGATGATTAGTCACGAACTCGAGCCGATTATACCCTTGGTAGATAAAGTGGTGTATCTTGAAAATGCGACTGCCAAGCTCGGTGGTATCGAATTAATCAATCGATTTCGCTAA
- a CDS encoding RNA-guided endonuclease InsQ/TnpB family protein has product MKTLKLRIRDKHINQLNRLSGSVNFVWNYVNALSYEHLKRTGKFFSAYDLNDYTKGSGELLGLHSQTIQAINETHAKARKQFKKAKLSWRTNNPTSKRKSLGWLPFKQSAIKHIATHQTGKKGLKSTLQLSLAKGQKLVIDLWDSYNLSLYQINTLEIVQDSRNRWYACITVKDYPKQSCGTGSVGIDLGLKDSATASNGDKLTIKQTLKYAKQLAIAQRSHNKKRIKAIHAKIKNTRQDLIHKFTTQLVKDNALIVVGDVKTTQFNSKKGKLAKSVYDAGWFELKRQLTYKCENAGCRFEIVNEKYTTQTCSCCGQFDRNSPKGRAGLRIREWTCAKCGTWHDRDINASKNILAVGLDRLVEGIPSL; this is encoded by the coding sequence ATGAAAACACTCAAGTTACGCATACGAGATAAACACATAAACCAATTAAATCGCCTAAGCGGTTCGGTGAATTTCGTGTGGAATTATGTCAATGCGTTAAGCTACGAGCATCTTAAGCGTACTGGCAAATTCTTTAGTGCTTATGATTTGAACGACTACACCAAAGGTAGCGGTGAGTTACTAGGCTTGCATAGTCAGACTATTCAGGCAATCAATGAAACCCATGCCAAAGCTAGAAAACAATTCAAAAAAGCTAAATTGTCATGGCGAACCAACAACCCAACATCAAAGCGTAAAAGCTTGGGTTGGCTACCATTTAAACAATCTGCCATTAAGCATATTGCCACGCACCAAACAGGCAAAAAGGGCTTAAAATCCACCTTACAGCTTAGTTTAGCCAAAGGACAAAAACTAGTCATTGACCTATGGGACAGCTACAACCTATCGCTTTACCAAATCAACACACTAGAAATCGTCCAAGACAGCCGTAACCGTTGGTATGCCTGTATCACAGTCAAAGACTATCCCAAACAATCATGCGGAACAGGTAGTGTAGGTATTGACTTAGGACTTAAAGACAGTGCTACCGCCTCAAACGGTGACAAGCTAACCATTAAGCAAACGCTAAAATATGCAAAACAATTAGCTATAGCCCAACGCTCACACAACAAAAAACGTATCAAGGCTATCCATGCCAAAATCAAAAACACAAGGCAAGACCTGATACACAAATTCACCACCCAATTAGTCAAAGACAATGCCCTAATCGTGGTCGGTGATGTGAAAACCACCCAATTTAACAGTAAAAAAGGCAAGCTAGCCAAATCGGTTTACGATGCAGGCTGGTTTGAACTCAAACGACAACTGACCTATAAGTGCGAGAACGCAGGTTGTCGTTTTGAAATCGTGAATGAGAAATACACTACCCAAACTTGCTCGTGTTGCGGTCAATTTGACCGCAATAGTCCGAAAGGTAGAGCAGGCTTGCGAATAAGAGAATGGACTTGTGCGAAGTGTGGCACATGGCATGATAGAGATATCAATGCCAGTAAGAACATTCTTGCGGTCGGGCTTGACCGTCTTGTAGAAGGAATCCCCTCACTTTAG
- a CDS encoding metal ABC transporter permease: MLLTTWLHTIINFDNFAELLPLVSTSIVAAVLLGVMAGFIGPMVQARDMAFAVHGTAELSFAGAACALWLGSSVTLGAVIGAVTAGMVLGVMGIDGKNRNSVVGILLPFGLGLGVLFLSLYQGRSANKFGLLTGQIVAITPAELQSMLVVALIVLSIIAIFGQRMLFAAVDPQVAQAQHLNLTFLSLLFMFALSLVVAVSVQFVGALLLLSLLITPAAAASQVTARPIYVYLLSMLFAIIAGVGGILLSLGPGLPISPYITTISFVIYLSCWGIGYLRKKAGWNKRLATNFS, encoded by the coding sequence ATGCTGCTCACGACTTGGCTACATACCATCATCAATTTTGATAACTTTGCTGAGCTGTTGCCCTTGGTATCAACGTCCATCGTGGCCGCGGTATTGTTGGGTGTGATGGCGGGATTTATCGGACCGATGGTACAGGCACGGGATATGGCGTTTGCCGTGCATGGGACAGCAGAGCTGTCGTTTGCAGGGGCGGCGTGTGCTTTATGGTTAGGGTCTTCAGTCACGCTAGGCGCCGTCATTGGGGCGGTGACGGCTGGCATGGTGCTGGGGGTCATGGGGATTGATGGCAAAAACCGCAACTCAGTGGTGGGTATTTTGTTGCCATTCGGGCTTGGGCTGGGGGTGTTGTTTTTATCCTTGTATCAAGGGCGCTCCGCCAATAAATTTGGCTTATTGACCGGGCAGATTGTTGCAATCACGCCCGCTGAATTGCAGTCGATGCTAGTGGTTGCGCTGATTGTGCTATCAATCATCGCCATATTTGGTCAGCGCATGTTATTTGCCGCAGTTGATCCGCAAGTTGCCCAAGCACAGCATTTGAATTTAACATTTTTATCTTTGCTGTTTATGTTTGCGCTGAGTCTTGTGGTGGCGGTGAGTGTGCAGTTTGTCGGTGCCTTGCTGCTATTATCGTTACTCATCACCCCTGCGGCAGCGGCAAGTCAAGTGACGGCTAGACCCATCTATGTCTATTTGTTGTCCATGCTGTTTGCCATCATCGCTGGGGTGGGCGGGATATTACTATCGTTAGGACCTGGACTGCCGATTTCACCTTATATCACTACCATTTCATTTGTGATTTATTTAAGCTGCTGGGGAATTGGCTACCTACGAAAAAAAGCAGGGTGGAACAAACGCTTAGCTACAAACTTTTCTTAA
- a CDS encoding metallophosphoesterase — translation MRWIFLTVIVLLFELFTYGAGRGLQWWAGSWLSERSSRYLMSSLFVISNALLVFGIARLTSFGLKLSMTWLTILWFVIMSMAAVGIINLVLMKVAPQFFNAVSYQIYGQRILLPLVFFGMVLMGIYNAYTPTIRHITLTANQPLAKPIRIGLVSDLHLGVLVGERQINRLTEMVKAQKVQLLLMPGDIMDDNVHYYTSQNMQPALQQLANAVPMGAYATLGNHDMYGHEGEIRDAIQKANITLLADDKVLVDNQLWLVGRLDNHASYRKATKDLMPSTTEKPIILLDHEPNEIEQNVQLPIDLQVSGHTHNGQIFPANFIVKFINRLGYGYERINNTDVIVSSGYGFWGVPFRLGSQAELWVIDLVGKKS, via the coding sequence ATGCGTTGGATATTTCTGACCGTCATTGTATTGTTGTTTGAATTGTTTACTTATGGGGCGGGGCGGGGGCTGCAGTGGTGGGCAGGGTCTTGGTTGTCCGAGCGGTCTTCTCGCTATTTGATGAGTAGTCTATTTGTGATAAGTAATGCGTTATTGGTATTTGGCATCGCACGATTGACGAGCTTTGGGCTCAAGCTGTCTATGACTTGGCTGACTATTTTGTGGTTTGTCATCATGTCGATGGCGGCGGTGGGCATTATCAATCTGGTGTTGATGAAAGTTGCCCCGCAATTTTTTAATGCCGTGAGTTATCAAATTTACGGGCAGCGCATTTTGTTGCCGCTCGTGTTTTTTGGCATGGTGTTAATGGGTATTTATAATGCTTATACACCCACCATTCGTCATATCACCTTGACTGCCAATCAACCACTTGCCAAACCGATTCGAATTGGGCTGGTTTCAGACTTGCACTTGGGTGTGTTGGTCGGTGAGCGGCAAATTAATCGATTAACTGAGATGGTAAAAGCACAGAAGGTGCAACTACTGTTGATGCCTGGCGATATCATGGATGATAATGTTCACTACTATACCTCGCAAAATATGCAGCCTGCGCTGCAGCAACTAGCAAATGCCGTGCCAATGGGCGCGTATGCCACGCTAGGCAATCATGATATGTATGGGCATGAAGGCGAGATTCGCGATGCGATCCAAAAAGCCAATATCACCTTATTGGCAGATGATAAAGTGTTGGTTGATAACCAGCTTTGGTTGGTAGGACGACTGGATAATCATGCCAGTTATCGTAAAGCGACCAAGGACTTAATGCCGTCAACTACCGAGAAGCCGATTATTTTACTTGACCATGAGCCCAATGAGATTGAACAAAACGTACAATTACCGATTGATTTGCAAGTATCTGGACATACCCATAATGGGCAAATATTTCCTGCCAATTTTATTGTCAAATTTATCAATCGTTTGGGTTACGGCTATGAACGTATCAACAATACTGATGTGATTGTAAGCTCGGGCTATGGTTTTTGGGGGGTACCGTTTCGGCTAGGCTCGCAAGCGGAACTTTGGGTAATTGATTTGGTCGGTAAAAAATCCTAA
- a CDS encoding potassium transporter Kup — MSKAHAKSSVPALTLGAIGVVYGDIGTSVLYSVKEVFNSGHVAFNVANIYGVLSLFVWTITIIVSLKYISLVLRADNKGEGGLIAMLALASSAVKHRPKLHAVIMTMGIFGTCLFYGDGVITPSISVLSAVEGLTVVSPRLHSVVIPATLTILFLLFFVQKFGTKGIGKLFGPVMVLWFLLIAGIGVYHIQHNVEILRAINPIYAYQFVMNNPTLAFIILGAVVLCVTGGEALYADMGHFGKKPIRIAWFSIVMPALLLNYFGQGAFLLANPDGKSNPFFLMIPDAMRMPMVVMATLATVIASQALISGVFSITKQAVQLGFLPRMRIVYTNVKEVGQVYIPAINWGLFIAIAFAVVMFKSSGALAAAYGIAVCTDMLITTILTFFVIRYAWKYPLLLCIAATSLFFVVDFLFWASNLLKLFKGGWFPLLLGGVMFVLMITWRDGRNLVRIAHTTRQINLKNFLDDLFGSFTNKRLQIALESTQGKLEKLTQDIENAPLENIQELQNQQALLQEKILINQRCQVLFEDIKKIKGIAVFMVSEVDIVPVALKQNLKHNKCLHEYNIFVTVNTLETPWVGLSKRSEVTYLGHNCWKVVLNFGFKNDPDVPDSLKHIQQFNFDFDPAKVSYFLSHEAVVASGSIKGMALWREKLFAHMHRNAGTAAEFLKLPSNNVVEMGAKVEI; from the coding sequence ATGAGTAAAGCACATGCTAAAAGCTCGGTTCCTGCACTCACGTTAGGGGCAATCGGGGTCGTTTATGGCGATATTGGTACCAGTGTACTGTATTCAGTCAAAGAAGTTTTTAATTCTGGTCATGTCGCCTTTAACGTTGCCAATATCTATGGGGTGCTGTCATTATTTGTGTGGACGATTACCATCATCGTCAGTCTCAAGTACATCTCGTTGGTGCTACGCGCCGACAATAAAGGGGAAGGCGGTCTGATTGCGATGCTCGCTTTGGCATCAAGCGCGGTGAAACATCGCCCAAAATTGCACGCAGTCATCATGACCATGGGGATATTTGGTACCTGCTTGTTTTATGGCGATGGGGTGATTACCCCATCCATCTCGGTGCTATCGGCAGTAGAAGGTTTGACGGTGGTATCGCCACGGCTGCATAGTGTGGTAATTCCTGCTACGCTGACCATTTTGTTCCTGTTGTTTTTTGTGCAAAAATTTGGTACCAAAGGTATTGGTAAACTGTTTGGACCTGTGATGGTGCTGTGGTTTTTGTTGATTGCTGGCATTGGGGTTTATCATATTCAGCACAATGTTGAAATCTTGCGAGCCATCAATCCCATCTATGCTTATCAGTTTGTGATGAACAATCCGACACTCGCCTTTATCATTTTGGGGGCAGTTGTGTTGTGCGTGACAGGCGGTGAAGCCTTGTATGCCGATATGGGGCATTTTGGCAAAAAACCGATTCGTATCGCTTGGTTTTCCATTGTCATGCCCGCCTTGCTGCTCAATTATTTTGGTCAAGGCGCATTTTTACTCGCCAATCCTGATGGCAAATCCAATCCCTTCTTTTTGATGATTCCAGATGCCATGCGTATGCCGATGGTGGTGATGGCAACTTTAGCGACGGTGATTGCGTCACAAGCGCTGATTTCTGGGGTGTTTAGTATCACCAAACAAGCGGTGCAACTGGGCTTTTTACCGCGTATGCGTATTGTGTATACCAATGTCAAAGAAGTGGGTCAGGTCTATATTCCAGCGATTAACTGGGGCTTGTTTATCGCCATTGCGTTTGCTGTGGTGATGTTCAAATCATCGGGTGCGTTAGCCGCCGCTTATGGTATTGCGGTTTGTACGGATATGCTGATTACCACGATATTGACATTCTTTGTGATTCGCTACGCGTGGAAATACCCTTTGCTACTGTGTATTGCCGCGACCTCATTGTTCTTTGTGGTGGATTTCTTGTTTTGGGCGTCAAATCTGCTCAAACTGTTCAAAGGCGGCTGGTTCCCATTGTTGTTAGGGGGCGTCATGTTTGTGCTCATGATAACTTGGCGAGATGGCCGTAATTTGGTGAGAATTGCCCATACCACAAGACAAATTAACTTAAAAAATTTCTTGGATGACTTGTTTGGCAGTTTTACCAATAAACGCTTACAAATAGCCTTGGAGTCGACGCAAGGCAAATTAGAAAAGCTGACCCAAGATATTGAAAACGCGCCGCTTGAGAATATCCAAGAGCTGCAAAATCAGCAAGCGCTGCTGCAGGAGAAAATCTTAATCAACCAGCGCTGCCAAGTGCTGTTTGAAGATATCAAAAAAATCAAAGGCATTGCCGTATTTATGGTCTCTGAAGTCGATATCGTACCCGTGGCGTTGAAACAAAACTTAAAGCACAATAAATGTTTGCATGAGTACAATATCTTTGTCACCGTTAATACCTTAGAAACCCCTTGGGTGGGTCTCAGCAAACGTAGTGAAGTGACCTATTTGGGACACAATTGCTGGAAGGTGGTGCTCAATTTTGGCTTTAAAAATGACCCTGATGTGCCAGATTCGCTCAAACACATTCAGCAATTTAACTTTGATTTCGATCCTGCCAAGGTAAGTTATTTCTTATCCCATGAGGCTGTGGTGGCATCTGGGAGCATCAAAGGTATGGCATTATGGCGTGAAAAATTGTTTGCCCATATGCACCGTAATGCCGGCACCGCGGCTGAGTTTCTAAAACTTCCTAGCAACAATGTGGTAGAAATGGGTGCCAAAGTAGAAATTTAA
- the xseA gene encoding exodeoxyribonuclease VII large subunit — protein sequence MAKASKTVIKSIEDQLARLDLQTTSLNQADDVFLALLDDGEPDNKATAKRGSVDNLSVDSLNDYDFSEQLAIQDRDSQLQQALSDTILSLSDYLSAVQLVISETFAHTVWVKAEIRSLSAKGGHYYFELADKDMDGKVTASCRGTLWRGQAAKVLSKFEKNTGMSLERGLNVLLKVSATFHAQYGFSLNIVDIDPTYTLGDLAKQYQTILTRLHEEGLLDLNQSLPMPFDIEHVLVIAPEKAAGLGDFRADADRLASTGACIFHYEHATFQGNHAPQDIRQALIHGIKTLANQAITPDLIVIIRGGGAVGDLAYLNDYELAALVAEQPIPVWVGIGHERDRVMLDEVAHQSFDTPSKVIAGIRNHLLTITQAAKQHFLTIEQIAKSSILQARHDSEQQLTKIQSAAQRQLSAAKLAMDNQFVQIRQLAYQQITTARQHTNQLREMTLLQHPSTVLSRGYAIIRTSHLASKDLVSKGLTSHDLASKDLASNTVMTSIAQVEPNSTITIELQDGYLQATVNAKHPKN from the coding sequence ATGGCAAAAGCTTCCAAAACCGTTATCAAATCAATTGAAGATCAGCTCGCACGACTGGATTTGCAAACCACCTCATTAAATCAGGCTGATGACGTATTTTTGGCGCTGCTTGACGATGGTGAGCCTGACAATAAAGCAACTGCAAAGCGTGGCAGTGTTGATAACTTAAGCGTTGATAGCTTAAACGATTATGACTTTAGCGAACAATTAGCCATTCAAGATCGCGATAGCCAACTGCAACAGGCATTAAGCGATACCATATTGTCACTAAGTGATTATCTATCCGCTGTCCAGTTGGTGATTAGTGAAACGTTTGCCCATACCGTTTGGGTGAAAGCTGAAATCCGTAGTCTGTCAGCCAAAGGCGGTCACTACTATTTTGAATTGGCGGATAAAGATATGGATGGCAAAGTCACCGCCAGCTGCCGCGGCACGCTGTGGCGTGGTCAAGCAGCCAAAGTACTGTCAAAGTTTGAAAAAAATACTGGCATGAGCCTTGAGCGAGGCTTGAATGTATTGCTCAAAGTCTCAGCCACGTTCCATGCCCAATATGGCTTTTCGCTAAACATCGTCGATATCGACCCCACTTACACATTAGGCGATTTGGCAAAGCAATACCAAACGATTTTAACCAGACTACATGAAGAAGGGCTGCTCGATCTCAATCAATCGCTCCCCATGCCGTTTGATATTGAGCATGTGCTCGTCATCGCCCCTGAAAAAGCTGCAGGGCTAGGCGATTTTCGTGCGGATGCCGATAGGCTCGCCAGCACAGGGGCGTGTATTTTTCATTATGAGCACGCCACTTTTCAAGGCAATCACGCCCCACAAGATATCCGCCAAGCCTTGATTCATGGTATTAAAACCCTTGCCAATCAAGCCATCACGCCCGACTTGATAGTGATTATCCGAGGTGGTGGCGCGGTGGGCGATTTGGCCTATCTCAATGATTACGAACTTGCCGCGCTGGTGGCAGAGCAGCCGATACCGGTATGGGTCGGCATTGGTCATGAGCGCGACCGCGTCATGCTAGATGAAGTGGCACATCAAAGTTTTGATACCCCATCCAAGGTTATCGCAGGCATTCGCAATCATTTGCTCACTATTACCCAGGCTGCCAAACAACATTTTTTGACCATCGAGCAAATTGCTAAATCCAGCATCTTGCAGGCACGCCATGATAGCGAACAACAACTTACCAAGATACAATCGGCAGCGCAGCGACAATTATCTGCCGCTAAACTTGCCATGGACAACCAATTTGTACAGATTCGCCAACTTGCTTATCAGCAAATCACCACCGCTCGTCAACATACCAACCAACTGCGTGAGATGACATTGTTGCAGCATCCGTCAACCGTATTAAGCCGTGGCTATGCAATTATCAGAACCTCGCATCTTGCATCAAAAGACTTAGTATCAAAGGGCTTAACCTCACATGACTTAGCATCAAAAGATTTAGCATCCAATACGGTGATGACTTCGATTGCCCAAGTTGAACCCAATTCAACCATAACCATTGAGCTACAAGATGGCTATCTACAAGCCACTGTCAATGCTAAACACCCAAAAAACTGA